Proteins co-encoded in one Phycisphaeraceae bacterium genomic window:
- the pyk gene encoding pyruvate kinase, with protein MRDPMAQPELARPTHTKVVATLGPASEPPEMLDKLIAAGVSIFRLNFSHGDLEDHAKRLANVRQAAQRSGQPVAVLGDLQGPKLRVTGVPDLAPDGGIIVETGSDILFRRNVSEAYIDPETRLPVFGSTFDPLFHDVLPGQRVLINDGAIRMLAVDAIPGIELRCRVTVGGRITSRKGINLPESDLHVPSITDRDLQCVEWAVRHGLDFLALSFVRTAAEVIDLKQRIAGLCSTDRAIHDQSAGLEIPVIAKIEKPQAIANIESIVQAVDAIMVARGDLGVEMDVAYVPVAQRLIIKTCREYGKPVIVATQMLESMIESASPTRAESNDVAGAVFQGADAVMLSGETAVGKHPALVVETMRRIIAVTESSIVDTTSEFAPAPKLEELPYRSAALARGAWHIARESKATVVVVWSQQGGMARYLSRSAFRIPIIAYSSSTVATRQMTLLANVNPVQAVPPPSGTLAEWTEMVEAYLREHGIAKDGDVAVLIAGKPLGGSRAQDLLALLRIGDRNSGFRAHDH; from the coding sequence GTGCGCGACCCGATGGCCCAACCTGAACTCGCCAGACCAACACACACCAAAGTCGTCGCCACTCTCGGCCCGGCATCCGAGCCTCCCGAGATGCTCGACAAACTCATCGCCGCAGGCGTCTCCATCTTCCGCCTCAACTTCTCCCACGGCGACCTCGAAGACCACGCAAAACGCCTTGCGAATGTTCGTCAAGCCGCACAGCGCTCAGGCCAACCCGTCGCTGTTCTTGGTGACCTTCAAGGCCCCAAACTCCGCGTCACCGGCGTCCCCGATCTCGCGCCAGATGGCGGCATCATCGTCGAAACCGGAAGTGACATCCTCTTCCGCCGCAACGTCTCCGAAGCCTACATTGACCCTGAAACCCGGCTCCCCGTCTTTGGCTCGACCTTCGACCCACTCTTTCACGATGTCCTCCCAGGCCAGCGCGTCCTTATCAATGATGGCGCAATCCGAATGCTCGCGGTCGACGCAATTCCAGGAATCGAACTCCGCTGCCGCGTCACCGTCGGCGGACGCATCACCTCACGCAAAGGCATCAACCTCCCCGAATCCGATCTTCACGTCCCTTCCATTACCGATCGCGATCTTCAGTGTGTCGAATGGGCCGTACGCCATGGTCTCGATTTCCTCGCTCTCTCCTTCGTGCGCACCGCCGCCGAAGTCATCGACCTCAAGCAACGCATCGCAGGCCTCTGCTCGACCGATCGCGCCATTCACGATCAATCCGCAGGCCTCGAAATCCCCGTCATCGCCAAGATCGAAAAGCCCCAGGCCATCGCCAACATCGAATCCATTGTGCAGGCTGTCGATGCCATCATGGTCGCGCGCGGCGACCTCGGCGTCGAGATGGACGTCGCCTACGTCCCCGTCGCCCAGCGCCTCATTATCAAAACCTGCCGCGAATACGGCAAGCCCGTCATCGTCGCCACGCAGATGCTCGAATCCATGATCGAGAGTGCCTCACCCACACGCGCTGAATCCAACGATGTCGCCGGCGCAGTCTTTCAAGGCGCCGATGCCGTCATGCTCTCGGGCGAGACTGCTGTCGGCAAGCATCCCGCTCTCGTCGTCGAAACCATGCGACGCATCATTGCGGTCACCGAATCGAGCATTGTCGATACCACCAGCGAGTTCGCGCCCGCGCCCAAACTCGAAGAGCTCCCATACCGCTCCGCAGCCCTGGCGCGCGGCGCATGGCACATCGCACGCGAAAGCAAAGCCACCGTCGTCGTTGTCTGGTCGCAGCAGGGCGGCATGGCACGCTATCTCAGCCGCAGCGCCTTCCGCATCCCCATCATCGCTTACTCCAGCAGCACCGTCGCTACGCGACAGATGACGCTCCTGGCCAACGTCAATCCTGTTCAGGCCGTGCCGCCGCCCTCGGGCACACTCGCTGAGTGGACTGAAATGGTCGAGGCCTATCTTCGCGAGCACGGCATCGCCAAAGATGGCGATGTCGCCGTCCTCATCGCCGGCAAGCCCCTGGGCGGCTCGCGCGCACAAGACCTTCTGGCCCTGCTCCGCATCGGTGATCGCAACAGCGGCTTCCGCGCGCACGATCACTGA
- a CDS encoding mechanosensitive ion channel has translation MWLLMQEEIDATGAEPAADAAAGNGEEVSILERADSLIQSISEGNLSQSDLMALWSGIGWPLAKAIVLILVVLVIARWLGRFATRIGKRAKIEITLARFFGNLVRYGVLVLGGLVILDTFGVKTTSFAAVIAAVGFAIGLSLSGTLSNVAAGVLLLVFRPFKVGDVVSAGGVMGKVDEIGLFTTVFDTPDNRRIIVPNGSIYGSTIENVTFHATRRVDVAVGTAYAANLDRTREVLVRAAEGVEGRLPDRDVVVYLSELGSSSIQWSVRVWAATSEFWAVKERLTRGIKVALDEAAISIPFPQMDVHVQRESE, from the coding sequence ATGTGGCTTTTGATGCAGGAAGAGATTGATGCGACCGGAGCTGAGCCTGCGGCAGATGCGGCGGCCGGGAATGGCGAAGAAGTATCGATTCTGGAGAGAGCGGATTCGTTGATTCAGTCAATTTCGGAGGGGAATCTGTCGCAGTCGGACTTGATGGCGCTGTGGAGCGGGATCGGGTGGCCTTTGGCCAAGGCGATCGTGCTGATTTTGGTGGTGCTGGTGATTGCGAGATGGCTTGGCCGGTTTGCCACACGGATTGGGAAGCGAGCGAAGATCGAGATTACGCTGGCGCGGTTTTTTGGGAACCTGGTGCGCTATGGCGTGCTGGTGCTGGGTGGGCTGGTCATTCTGGATACCTTCGGGGTGAAGACGACGAGTTTTGCGGCGGTGATCGCTGCGGTTGGTTTTGCGATCGGTTTGTCGCTTTCGGGGACGCTGAGCAATGTGGCGGCGGGGGTGCTGCTGCTGGTGTTCAGGCCTTTCAAGGTCGGGGATGTGGTGTCTGCGGGCGGAGTTATGGGGAAGGTTGATGAGATCGGGCTGTTCACGACGGTTTTTGATACACCTGACAATCGGCGGATCATTGTGCCCAATGGCTCGATCTATGGGAGCACGATCGAGAACGTGACGTTTCACGCGACGAGGCGAGTCGATGTCGCGGTGGGGACGGCGTATGCGGCGAATCTGGATCGGACGCGCGAAGTGCTTGTGCGTGCGGCGGAAGGCGTGGAGGGCAGGCTGCCGGACCGGGATGTTGTGGTGTATTTGAGTGAGTTGGGGAGTTCTTCGATCCAGTGGTCGGTGCGTGTGTGGGCTGCGACTTCGGAGTTCTGGGCAGTGAAGGAACGTCTGACGCGCGGCATCAAGGTTGCGCTTGATGAGGCGGCGATTTCGATTCCGTTTCCGCAGATGGATGTGCATGTGCAGCGTGAGAGCGAGTAG
- a CDS encoding DUF481 domain-containing protein yields MRSRMAMVLSVLGLAAGMSVGQAEDAAARAQAARDRIAALEAAIEAEKAALAEAESQLASSAGTDTAVQPEAAYSPSWLEGWKGSVEAGLTGSGGNTDRISFRTSVNAKRTTERYETSFGAAYQYAKSDGQESANRLELNLRNDWLFKDSKWRIFAQGKYESDQFQDWDHRLSGFVGVAYEFIKNEKTLLVGRVGLGGSYKIGGEDEEFNPEGLAGLEYSRQLTDRQRLTAATEYYPDLSEQGEFRWNNRATWEVMVDPETNLFLRLGAEHRHDSQPGTGRKHNDLDYFLTMGWSF; encoded by the coding sequence ATGCGTTCGAGGATGGCCATGGTTCTGAGCGTGCTCGGGTTGGCGGCGGGGATGAGTGTTGGGCAAGCGGAGGATGCTGCGGCACGGGCGCAGGCGGCTCGGGATCGCATCGCGGCTTTGGAAGCGGCGATCGAGGCGGAGAAGGCGGCACTGGCGGAGGCGGAGTCGCAGTTGGCATCGTCGGCGGGTACTGATACGGCGGTTCAGCCTGAGGCTGCGTATTCACCGAGTTGGCTTGAGGGGTGGAAAGGCTCGGTCGAAGCGGGGCTCACGGGCTCGGGCGGAAATACTGATCGGATCAGTTTTCGGACGAGTGTGAACGCGAAGCGCACAACGGAGCGATATGAAACGTCGTTCGGGGCGGCGTATCAATATGCCAAATCGGACGGCCAGGAGAGTGCAAATCGGCTTGAGTTGAATCTGCGCAATGACTGGCTGTTCAAGGATTCGAAGTGGAGGATCTTTGCGCAGGGCAAGTATGAGTCGGATCAGTTTCAGGACTGGGACCACAGGCTCAGCGGGTTTGTTGGTGTTGCGTATGAGTTCATCAAGAACGAGAAGACGCTGCTGGTGGGTCGAGTGGGTCTTGGCGGCTCGTACAAAATCGGAGGCGAGGACGAAGAGTTCAACCCCGAGGGATTGGCGGGGTTGGAGTATTCGCGGCAGTTGACGGATCGGCAGCGGCTCACGGCTGCGACGGAGTATTACCCGGATCTTTCGGAGCAGGGAGAGTTCCGATGGAACAATCGGGCGACGTGGGAAGTGATGGTGGACCCGGAGACGAATCTGTTCCTGAGGCTTGGGGCGGAGCATCGGCACGACAGTCAGCCTGGGACGGGGCGTAAGCACAACGATTTGGATTACTTCCTCACGATGGGGTGGTCGTTCTGA
- a CDS encoding N-acetylmuramoyl-L-alanine amidase: MKISRSADMMDAVDNFNRRQWIAHAIACGTLTSLSAILGACGSTNARRGTTASQIGKPIPANPVPASGAAGSSSVALGSAGSIPSGVLPRSRWTRVGPDPRLADPMRGISHITVHHDGMPPVALNSMAACASRIETIRNGHRSKGWADIGYHYVIDPEGRVWEGRTTTLQGAHVKDQNPGNLGILVLGNFEQQQPTPRALTALDQFLIAQSRQYRIPASRIYTHQELAPTACPGRNLQRYMDQTRSRGGRVASA, encoded by the coding sequence ATGAAAATCTCCCGTTCGGCCGATATGATGGACGCCGTGGATAACTTCAATCGTCGCCAATGGATCGCCCACGCCATCGCGTGCGGCACGCTCACCTCTCTCTCCGCCATTCTCGGAGCCTGTGGCTCCACCAACGCACGCAGGGGCACCACCGCCAGCCAGATCGGTAAGCCCATTCCCGCTAATCCCGTCCCCGCTTCAGGGGCCGCAGGCTCGTCCTCCGTCGCGCTCGGTTCGGCCGGATCTATTCCCTCAGGCGTTCTCCCACGCTCACGCTGGACTCGCGTCGGACCCGATCCCCGCCTCGCCGACCCCATGCGAGGCATCTCACACATCACCGTCCATCATGACGGAATGCCCCCGGTCGCACTCAACTCCATGGCGGCCTGCGCAAGTCGCATCGAAACCATCCGCAACGGCCACCGCAGCAAGGGATGGGCAGACATCGGTTATCACTACGTCATCGATCCCGAAGGCCGAGTCTGGGAAGGCCGCACCACCACCCTTCAGGGCGCACACGTCAAGGACCAGAACCCCGGAAATCTCGGCATCCTGGTCCTCGGAAACTTCGAACAGCAGCAACCCACCCCGCGCGCATTGACTGCGCTCGATCAGTTCCTCATCGCCCAATCACGCCAGTATCGGATCCCCGCTTCACGCATCTACACCCATCAGGAACTCGCGCCAACCGCCTGCCCCGGACGCAATCTCCAGCGATACATGGACCAGACCCGCTCTCGCGGCGGCCGTGTCGCGTCCGCTTGA
- a CDS encoding FliM/FliN family flagellar motor switch protein has translation MMGTELSSILRLEVPIVVLLAERAIAMGEVMSLVPGSIIELGKTVDQDLDLLVNNRRIGHGVAMKVGENYGVEVTQIGDSLLRINALGAGEGAEDAAGAMQQPQ, from the coding sequence ATGATGGGAACTGAACTTTCGTCGATTCTGCGCCTTGAGGTGCCGATCGTTGTGTTGCTTGCCGAGCGAGCGATCGCGATGGGCGAGGTGATGTCGCTGGTGCCCGGGTCGATTATTGAACTGGGCAAGACGGTGGATCAGGATCTTGATCTGCTGGTGAATAACCGGCGGATCGGGCACGGTGTTGCGATGAAGGTCGGTGAGAACTACGGCGTCGAAGTCACGCAAATCGGCGATTCGCTGCTGCGCATCAATGCACTGGGAGCGGGAGAAGGCGCGGAGGATGCTGCGGGTGCAATGCAGCAGCCGCAGTGA